DNA sequence from the Ruminococcus albus 7 = DSM 20455 genome:
GCAAAGGGTCACAGGGCACCCAAGGCTGTAAAGCTGTATATCAAGCCCGAAGAAGGTGTTGCTTACTATACTGTAAACGATAAGGGCGACGCCGATCAGAAGATAGATCTTTAATTGTGTTCACATTGACCGCTCCGTTCGCGGGGCGGTCATTTTTTGCGCTGAGGTATTTTATGGAAATTTCTGCATACAAGGGATTATTTGAAGAAAATGGTATCGCCCTTTCTGCTGAACAGGCTGAAAGACTTGAAAAGTACGCGGATATGCTGGTGGAGTATAACAATATGGTGAACCTTACAGCTATTACTGATGATGAAGGTATAGCTGTGAAGCACTTTCTGGACAGCATATACCCCTTCACGCTTTTTGATCTTCCTGAGGGCGTTTCGATGATAGATGTGGGTACGGGAGCAGGATTCCCGTCATGTCCGCTGAAAGTATACCGCGGAGATATCAGGCTTACTCTGCTGGACAGCCTTAACAAGAGGGTGAATTTTTTACAGAGCCTGTCCGATACTATCGGGCTGGATGCTGAATGTGTTCATGGCAGGGCTGAGGAGTTCGGCAAGAAGGATGAGTACAGGGAGAGTTTCGATATTGCCACTGCAAGGGCAGTTGCTAATCTGACGGATCTGTGTGAGTACTGTCTGCCATTTGTAAAGGTCGGCGGACTGTTCGTTTCACTGAAGGGAAGCAGCGGCAGTGAGGAGCTCGATAAGGCGAAACCTGCAATTAAGCTTCTGGGAGGAAAGACAGAGAAGGTAGTGGAGTATACTCTGCCGGGCGGTGACGGAAGGACACTGATACTGATACGCAAGGTGTCCCCTACACCTGCAAAGTATCCCAGAAATGCGGGACAGATGAAAAAAAGATCCTTGTCATAAATAAGCAAAGACGGAAGTGCAGTGCATTCCCGTCTTTTTTGTTATATAAGCTTAGTGCGCATATACGTCAGCAGCTTTTTTTCGCGCCTTGATACCTGTACCTGTGTCATGCCGAGTTTTTCGGCTGCTGCTGTCTGTGTCATGCCTTTGAAGTAGCGCAGATCAATTAGTTTTCTGTCATCTGCAGAAAGTTCGGATAGTACCTGCCTGAGTGCAAGCCTGTCGGTGATATCTTCGTCGGGAGGTTCTGTGGGCAGATCGGTCTGACTTTCTCCGTCCTCGTCCCCGATAGTAAGGCTTACTGTGGGCTGAGAGGCATTCAGGGCTTCGATCACATCATCGGGATCAGCGCCTGTTATATCAGAAAGCTCGGATACAGTAGGTTCTCTGCCGTTTTTGTGAGCAAAGGTCTGTGAAGC
Encoded proteins:
- a CDS encoding sigma-70 family RNA polymerase sigma factor — encoded protein: MSRDESTRPEDNLGLVHLCANRFRGRGIEYDDLYGAGCMGLVKASRAFDASRGVKFSTYAVPVILGEIKRLFRDGGTVKVSRSLKELSLKITRASQTFAHKNGREPTVSELSDITGADPDDVIEALNASQPTVSLTIGDEDGESQTDLPTEPPDEDITDRLALRQVLSELSADDRKLIDLRYFKGMTQTAAAEKLGMTQVQVSRREKKLLTYMRTKLI
- the rsmG gene encoding 16S rRNA (guanine(527)-N(7))-methyltransferase RsmG, which gives rise to MEISAYKGLFEENGIALSAEQAERLEKYADMLVEYNNMVNLTAITDDEGIAVKHFLDSIYPFTLFDLPEGVSMIDVGTGAGFPSCPLKVYRGDIRLTLLDSLNKRVNFLQSLSDTIGLDAECVHGRAEEFGKKDEYRESFDIATARAVANLTDLCEYCLPFVKVGGLFVSLKGSSGSEELDKAKPAIKLLGGKTEKVVEYTLPGGDGRTLILIRKVSPTPAKYPRNAGQMKKRSLS